A region from the Dehalococcoides mccartyi CG5 genome encodes:
- a CDS encoding NAD(P)/FAD-dependent oxidoreductase has protein sequence MTVKEIVVIGAGAGGLMAAGRAAECGGKVILLEKSEQPGKKMLISGQGRCNISNSRDMAEFITAFGPNGRFLYSAFSRFFRQELVELLARYGVETKTERGGRLFPDSDKAGDVVGALMKYASAATLIAGQKVSQILVNDGQVVGVKTEKETFRADAAVIATGGASYPGTGSSGDGFRMAEALGHTIVKLRPALVPLVVKEIALVQSMQGVALKNIRLTSYRCEADKIPLDLILQDWGRGITGKKPPKAVIESRMGELMITHFGLGGPLTMLMGLPVAEALEQGAVSVAIDLKPALSLDKLRLRLQRDFDTFGKRSFQNLLSELLPQKMIRPFVDLTGIDPFKCGGQITASEREVILANLKCLRFNITSTLPLTSAVVTAGGVNLKEIDPRTMESKLIKGLYFCGEVMDIDADTGGYNLQAAFSSGYLAGESAAGA, from the coding sequence ATGACAGTTAAAGAGATTGTGGTAATAGGTGCGGGGGCGGGCGGGCTTATGGCGGCAGGCCGGGCGGCGGAATGCGGCGGCAAAGTAATTCTGCTGGAAAAATCCGAACAGCCGGGCAAGAAAATGCTTATTTCCGGGCAGGGTAGATGTAATATTTCAAACAGCCGGGATATGGCCGAGTTTATAACCGCTTTCGGCCCTAACGGGCGGTTTTTATACAGTGCTTTCAGCCGTTTTTTCAGGCAGGAACTGGTGGAGTTGCTTGCCCGCTACGGGGTGGAAACCAAGACCGAACGGGGCGGCAGGCTTTTTCCTGATTCGGACAAGGCCGGAGATGTGGTGGGGGCACTGATGAAATATGCCTCAGCCGCTACCCTGATAGCTGGTCAAAAGGTTAGCCAGATACTGGTGAATGACGGGCAAGTTGTGGGGGTCAAAACCGAAAAGGAGACCTTCAGGGCGGATGCGGCTGTGATTGCCACCGGCGGGGCATCTTACCCCGGTACCGGCTCTTCGGGGGACGGCTTTCGCATGGCAGAAGCACTGGGGCATACCATTGTAAAACTCCGTCCGGCTTTAGTGCCTCTGGTAGTAAAGGAAATAGCCCTTGTTCAGAGTATGCAGGGAGTAGCCCTGAAAAATATTCGCCTGACTTCCTACCGCTGTGAAGCGGATAAAATACCTCTTGATTTGATTTTGCAGGACTGGGGGCGGGGCATTACGGGAAAGAAACCGCCTAAAGCGGTTATTGAAAGCCGCATGGGCGAACTGATGATTACTCATTTCGGTCTGGGCGGGCCTTTGACTATGCTGATGGGGCTTCCGGTTGCCGAGGCATTGGAACAAGGGGCGGTGAGTGTGGCTATAGACCTGAAACCGGCGCTATCTTTGGATAAGCTGCGTCTGCGTCTCCAGCGGGATTTTGATACCTTCGGCAAACGCAGTTTTCAAAACCTGCTCTCAGAACTTTTGCCCCAGAAAATGATAAGGCCGTTTGTAGACCTGACAGGCATAGACCCCTTCAAGTGCGGCGGGCAGATAACGGCGTCTGAGCGTGAAGTTATTTTGGCTAACCTTAAGTGCCTGCGGTTTAATATTACTTCCACTCTCCCCCTGACCTCGGCGGTGGTAACTGCCGGCGGGGTAAATCTAAAGGAGATAGACCCCCGGACTATGGAATCCAAACTAATAAAGGGGCTGTATTTCTGCGGCGAGGTTATGGATATAGATGCGGATACCGGCGGCTACAACCTTCAGGCGGCTTTTTCCAGCGGCTATCTGGCCGGCGAATCGGCGGCAGGGGCATAA
- a CDS encoding GrpB family protein, translating into MVRRVTVEEYNLCWAEQYDAEAVKLRALLADNLLEIHHIGSTAVPGLSAKPIIDIMPVVKDISAIDRLQKTFERAGYLYLGEYGIPGRRFLVRGTDKIRFAHVHIFGVSSSDIERHLAFRDYLRCHEAEAAEYSCIKKALALKFPEDIEAYINGKSGFVRDLETKALKWFRANLQT; encoded by the coding sequence TTGGTCAGGCGGGTAACGGTAGAGGAGTATAATCTCTGTTGGGCAGAGCAGTATGATGCCGAGGCGGTAAAGCTTCGGGCTTTACTGGCAGATAATCTGCTTGAGATACACCACATAGGCTCAACCGCTGTGCCGGGGCTTAGTGCCAAACCTATAATAGATATTATGCCGGTGGTCAAAGATATATCTGCTATAGACAGGCTTCAGAAAACCTTTGAGCGGGCAGGTTACCTGTATTTGGGCGAATATGGCATTCCGGGCAGGCGTTTTTTGGTGCGGGGGACTGATAAAATACGGTTTGCCCATGTGCATATCTTCGGGGTATCTTCCTCAGATATAGAAAGACACCTTGCCTTTCGTGATTATCTGCGTTGCCATGAGGCAGAGGCAGCGGAATATTCCTGTATCAAAAAGGCGCTGGCACTCAAATTCCCCGAGGACATAGAGGCCTATATAAACGGCAAGTCCGGTTTTGTCAGGGACTTAGAGACCAAAGCCCTGAAGTGGTTCAGGGCAAACCTCCAGACCTGA
- a CDS encoding DUF2769 domain-containing protein — MNIRVIVIGFQSRFFGVCDAASVTERNVVSMQMLLNQDIINKCVCHKCPVQNQSECVHTQMAELKNSLKETPLDPHKIPKAYCVNGKSLCKGIDHSKPCICGSCDVYAKYHLSEGEPGGFYCFEGKSV, encoded by the coding sequence ATGAACATCCGAGTGATTGTTATCGGCTTTCAGAGCCGGTTTTTTGGTGTATGTGACGCAGCCAGCGTTACCGAGAGGAATGTAGTGAGTATGCAAATGCTTTTAAATCAGGATATTATAAATAAGTGTGTATGCCACAAATGTCCTGTACAAAATCAGAGTGAATGCGTTCATACCCAGATGGCTGAGCTGAAAAACAGCCTCAAGGAAACTCCTTTGGATCCGCATAAAATCCCCAAGGCATATTGTGTTAACGGAAAGTCTCTCTGCAAGGGGATTGACCACAGCAAACCCTGCATCTGCGGCAGCTGTGATGTTTATGCCAAATATCACCTGTCCGAAGGTGAACCGGGCGGGTTTTATTGTTTTGAAGGCAAATCTGTTTAG
- a CDS encoding glutaredoxin family protein: MEKIIGRNAGKIKLYALSTCGWCRLTRQLLAELGVAYEFEYVDLLTGAEREKAVKELTALNPSSSFPTMVIGENRVIIGYKKAEIREALKA, from the coding sequence ATGGAAAAGATTATAGGCAGGAATGCAGGTAAGATTAAACTATATGCCCTAAGTACCTGCGGCTGGTGCCGTTTGACCCGCCAGCTTCTGGCTGAACTGGGAGTAGCCTACGAATTTGAATATGTTGATTTGCTTACCGGAGCGGAACGGGAAAAAGCCGTAAAAGAACTGACGGCTCTTAACCCGTCCAGCTCTTTTCCTACGATGGTTATCGGGGAAAACAGAGTGATAATAGGTTATAAAAAAGCTGAAATACGGGAGGCGCTGAAAGCATGA
- a CDS encoding ferredoxin-thioredoxin reductase catalytic domain-containing protein: protein MSSKLPEPSEGPVLFQARLKNEAEASGYHLNPDGSFVKMLAEGLLANRQRYGYPSCPCRLAKGDKKADLDIICPCDYRDADLSEFGSCYCALYVNSHIAKGEKKAQAVPERRHLPETRPETKPAEAPSGLAYPVWRCRACGYLCGRDEAPDECPICKADKERFERFM from the coding sequence ATGAGTTCAAAACTTCCTGAACCGTCAGAAGGCCCTGTACTTTTTCAGGCACGCCTCAAAAATGAGGCTGAGGCTTCTGGTTATCACCTTAACCCGGATGGGTCTTTTGTAAAGATGCTGGCTGAGGGTTTACTGGCTAACCGCCAGCGGTATGGTTACCCATCCTGTCCCTGCCGTCTGGCAAAAGGTGATAAAAAGGCTGACTTGGATATTATTTGCCCGTGTGATTACCGTGATGCAGACCTGAGTGAATTTGGCAGCTGCTACTGTGCGCTGTATGTAAATAGCCATATTGCAAAGGGTGAAAAAAAGGCTCAGGCAGTGCCTGAACGCCGCCATTTGCCCGAAACCCGTCCGGAAACAAAGCCTGCCGAAGCTCCTTCCGGGCTGGCTTATCCTGTTTGGCGTTGCCGGGCCTGCGGATACCTGTGCGGGCGTGACGAAGCGCCGGATGAGTGTCCCATTTGCAAGGCAGACAAAGAACGGTTTGAGCGGTTCATGTAG
- a CDS encoding DUF1616 domain-containing protein, translated as MNFLRRYDLYLVLLFIVLAVLAAEGGWVLPLRLLFGVPLVLIVPGYALMSVLYPSRLSLSRSGRFMMGLGLSLSVSILAGLALNYTVGLEQASVLYALSGFSLVFCLIAIGRRQHLPPNEKPGLILTPPDTKRHLPPNTSQIFLNVILSVCLLGVGGVAAKQLLQVYSPSEFTRFYLLGLNDTAENFPSLFILNGEQVAGVKYGNQPAVVAVSARLKLVISNSGQSEMVYQVEALLNGQNYRFSLKEGGEFDGLVKVPVDTIKSLELYFAPFEAGDNQVLEIWLYAGETAVFTKPLKIVFSTV; from the coding sequence ATGAATTTTTTACGCCGTTATGATCTGTATCTAGTTTTATTGTTCATAGTTTTGGCAGTACTGGCAGCCGAAGGCGGCTGGGTGCTGCCTTTGCGGTTGTTATTCGGCGTGCCGCTAGTTCTGATAGTGCCGGGTTATGCCCTGATGTCTGTCTTGTACCCGTCAAGGCTTAGTCTTAGCCGCTCCGGGCGGTTTATGATGGGTTTGGGGCTTAGTCTGTCAGTATCCATATTGGCCGGGCTGGCGCTTAACTATACAGTCGGGCTGGAGCAGGCGAGTGTTCTGTATGCTCTTAGCGGTTTCAGCCTTGTTTTTTGCCTTATAGCCATTGGCCGGAGGCAGCATCTGCCGCCCAATGAGAAACCCGGTCTGATACTAACCCCGCCTGATACCAAAAGGCATTTGCCTCCAAACACCTCCCAGATATTTCTGAATGTGATTCTCTCGGTTTGCCTGCTGGGGGTGGGGGGAGTTGCCGCAAAACAGCTGCTACAGGTTTATTCCCCGTCTGAATTCACCCGGTTTTATCTGCTGGGGCTGAATGATACTGCCGAAAACTTTCCCAGTCTGTTTATTTTAAATGGTGAACAGGTGGCGGGGGTTAAATATGGCAACCAGCCTGCGGTAGTGGCTGTTTCTGCCCGACTTAAACTGGTAATATCCAATAGTGGCCAGTCCGAAATGGTTTATCAGGTAGAGGCTTTACTTAACGGCCAGAACTACCGCTTTTCCCTTAAAGAAGGCGGGGAATTTGATGGTCTGGTAAAAGTACCGGTGGATACCATTAAGTCACTTGAGCTTTATTTTGCCCCGTTTGAGGCTGGAGATAACCAAGTGCTGGAAATCTGGCTTTATGCCGGTGAAACCGCAGTGTTTACTAAGCCGCTCAAAATTGTCTTCAGCACAGTTTGA
- a CDS encoding glycosyltransferase family 4 protein produces the protein MIKICLIGDFKVCPDRSIYKMAAQLADFLSKEKDILLLLCPREHFTRPRSLNRIRRFQPDIIHLLGKPDAAELFRLKMAKLSAPRAKTVISAQQPVNTRTVRNMLPYIKPDMAICLSQKSASFFREAGIETVILPNGVDMATFQPVSPEIKAELRRRYCLPHNKLLLLHVGPIRAGRGVDLLRRMQNPDTQVIMAVSNPGIFNRTLLENLRKSGCMILTSFRPNIADLYALADAYVYPMLLEEDANHQIFSSEMPLSVLEAMSANLPVITTPFGALPEVFPAGEGLYYAHDDFEFLKAFQAYTQNPPANTRHKVATCAWPLIITSLKELYTKLLA, from the coding sequence ATGATAAAAATCTGCCTGATAGGTGATTTCAAGGTTTGCCCTGACCGCAGTATCTATAAGATGGCGGCCCAGCTGGCTGATTTTCTTTCAAAAGAAAAGGACATACTTCTCCTGCTCTGCCCCAGAGAACACTTCACCCGCCCCCGAAGCTTAAACCGTATCCGCCGTTTCCAGCCGGATATAATCCACCTGCTGGGCAAACCGGATGCCGCTGAACTTTTCCGCCTGAAGATGGCCAAACTGTCTGCCCCGCGAGCCAAAACGGTGATTTCGGCTCAACAGCCAGTCAATACCCGTACCGTCCGGAATATGCTTCCTTATATAAAACCGGACATGGCAATCTGTTTGTCCCAAAAAAGTGCCTCCTTTTTCAGGGAGGCCGGAATAGAGACTGTCATTTTGCCGAACGGAGTGGATATGGCTACCTTTCAGCCAGTCTCACCCGAAATCAAAGCCGAACTTCGCCGCCGGTATTGCCTGCCGCACAACAAACTCCTGCTTCTCCACGTGGGACCAATACGGGCAGGACGAGGTGTGGACCTGCTCCGACGAATGCAAAACCCGGATACCCAGGTAATCATGGCGGTCTCAAATCCGGGTATCTTTAACCGTACACTGCTGGAAAATCTGAGGAAAAGCGGTTGTATGATATTGACCAGTTTCCGCCCCAATATTGCAGATTTATATGCTCTGGCAGACGCTTATGTATACCCCATGCTGCTGGAAGAGGATGCCAACCACCAGATTTTTTCCAGCGAAATGCCTCTTTCGGTACTGGAGGCCATGTCTGCCAATCTGCCGGTTATAACTACCCCGTTCGGGGCTCTGCCGGAAGTATTTCCAGCCGGAGAGGGCTTATACTACGCCCATGATGATTTTGAATTTTTAAAAGCCTTTCAGGCCTATACTCAAAATCCGCCGGCCAATACCCGCCACAAAGTAGCCACCTGCGCTTGGCCTCTCATAATAACCAGCCTCAAAGAGCTATACACCAAGCTGTTAGCCTGA
- a CDS encoding PIG-L deacetylase family protein, translating to MYLAAIFSKLIQMKLMKKNRARLFLSLTVICLAGVSFFLWAMPAVLGQQYIKQLDYLPSPQPGERILIFSPHPDDETIALGGYIDSACQAGAEVEIVLVTDGSKFTNKEIRYQEFESACRLLGVAADHLVFLDFKDGSLRSVPVTLLIDCFGALINSFMPDIVFYPHPQDAHDDHAAVSRAVRQCLKVTPGIRGYEYLVHYRIFFPQPRVFNQNLYLLPPLTLVNEDHNWLKFDLSEEQLERKLAALSAYASQLKNPFLKPLMQSFIRQNELVCLPN from the coding sequence TTGTACTTGGCGGCCATATTTTCTAAACTGATACAGATGAAACTTATGAAAAAGAATAGGGCAAGACTATTTCTTAGCCTGACGGTTATCTGTCTGGCGGGTGTATCCTTTTTTCTCTGGGCTATGCCGGCAGTACTGGGCCAGCAGTATATCAAACAGCTTGATTACTTGCCGTCACCCCAACCGGGGGAGAGGATACTTATATTTTCACCCCACCCCGATGATGAAACTATTGCACTTGGTGGCTACATTGACAGTGCCTGTCAGGCCGGAGCGGAGGTAGAGATTGTACTGGTTACGGACGGCAGCAAATTTACCAACAAAGAAATCCGTTACCAAGAGTTTGAAAGTGCCTGCCGCTTGCTGGGGGTGGCAGCAGACCATCTGGTGTTTTTGGATTTTAAAGACGGCAGTCTTCGGTCAGTGCCTGTTACCCTGTTGATAGATTGCTTCGGTGCTTTGATAAATAGCTTCATGCCGGATATTGTGTTTTACCCCCACCCCCAAGATGCTCACGATGACCATGCGGCTGTAAGCAGGGCAGTCAGGCAGTGTTTAAAAGTTACCCCCGGTATCCGGGGTTATGAATATCTGGTGCATTATCGGATATTCTTCCCTCAACCGCGGGTTTTTAACCAAAACTTGTATCTGTTGCCGCCGCTTACGCTGGTAAATGAAGACCACAACTGGCTTAAGTTTGACCTCTCTGAAGAGCAGCTGGAACGAAAATTGGCAGCCCTGAGTGCCTATGCGAGCCAGCTGAAAAATCCATTTCTGAAGCCCCTTATGCAGAGTTTTATCCGCCAGAATGAGCTGGTTTGTCTGCCGAACTGA
- a CDS encoding aldo/keto reductase has protein sequence MNNIIDKKWAYRELGKTGIGLSPIGLGGWQFSRGKGAAIGVWGMLNQTKVNEIVLNSLGGGINWFDTAEAYGMGQSEEALAEALKQAGIQPGECFIATKWQPTLRFASSIKTLLPMREGFLNPYKVDLYQVHFPGLFASIDAQMDNMAALYKEGRIRAIGVSNFNASQMRIAQKRLNEHGLSLASNQVRYNLLDRQIETNGVFETARELGISLLAYSPLGMGILSGKYQRNPEYLQQVPFIRRKSIRRALEKSMPIIAKLSEIAGRYSADIAQVALAWVIYGQGDTVFAIAGASTPVQARENLKALDIKLTTAEIAELNKVSRF, from the coding sequence ATGAATAATATAATAGATAAAAAATGGGCTTACCGTGAGCTCGGCAAAACGGGCATAGGGCTTAGCCCCATCGGCTTGGGCGGCTGGCAGTTTTCCCGCGGTAAGGGGGCGGCTATTGGGGTATGGGGCATGCTGAACCAGACCAAAGTAAACGAGATTGTGCTTAATTCGTTGGGGGGTGGGATAAACTGGTTTGATACAGCCGAAGCCTATGGCATGGGGCAGAGTGAAGAGGCTTTAGCCGAAGCCCTGAAACAGGCGGGTATCCAGCCCGGAGAGTGCTTTATAGCTACCAAATGGCAGCCTACTTTGCGATTTGCATCTTCTATTAAAACCCTTCTGCCCATGCGCGAGGGTTTTCTAAACCCTTATAAAGTGGATTTGTATCAGGTTCATTTTCCGGGCCTTTTTGCCTCTATTGATGCCCAGATGGATAACATGGCTGCCTTGTATAAAGAAGGGCGGATACGGGCCATAGGCGTCAGCAACTTTAATGCCTCCCAGATGCGCATTGCCCAGAAGCGTTTAAATGAACATGGTTTGTCACTAGCATCAAATCAAGTCAGGTACAATCTGCTGGACAGGCAGATTGAGACTAACGGGGTGTTTGAAACTGCCCGTGAGTTGGGTATAAGCCTGCTAGCTTATTCTCCGTTGGGTATGGGTATCCTTTCAGGTAAATACCAGCGTAACCCGGAGTATCTGCAGCAGGTGCCGTTTATCCGCCGTAAATCTATCCGCCGGGCGCTGGAAAAGAGTATGCCTATTATCGCCAAGCTTTCAGAAATAGCCGGCAGATACAGTGCAGATATAGCTCAGGTAGCTCTGGCGTGGGTAATTTACGGGCAGGGAGATACTGTTTTTGCCATAGCCGGCGCCAGTACTCCGGTGCAGGCACGGGAAAACCTGAAGGCTCTGGATATAAAGCTGACTACAGCCGAAATAGCTGAATTAAATAAGGTGTCCCGGTTTTAG
- a CDS encoding DUF134 domain-containing protein: protein MPRPYKCRRISEIPKVAYYKPAGIPLSMLEENQLSTEEAEALRLKDLLGLEQAQAALQMNISRPTFQRMLYSARYKVADALLNGKALRIEGGVFEIDARPCCQRQTPPCQPDPPEQT, encoded by the coding sequence ATGCCCCGACCGTACAAATGCCGCCGCATAAGTGAGATACCCAAAGTAGCTTATTACAAACCTGCCGGCATACCTCTGAGTATGCTTGAGGAAAACCAGCTGTCTACTGAGGAAGCTGAAGCACTGCGTTTAAAAGACCTGCTGGGGCTGGAGCAAGCCCAAGCCGCCCTGCAGATGAATATCTCCCGCCCCACTTTTCAGCGGATGCTTTATTCCGCCAGATACAAAGTGGCAGACGCCCTGCTAAATGGCAAGGCACTGCGGATAGAGGGAGGGGTTTTTGAGATAGATGCCCGCCCCTGCTGCCAGAGGCAAACGCCCCCTTGCCAGCCAGACCCGCCGGAGCAGACCTAA
- a CDS encoding HEAT repeat domain-containing protein, translating into MADTEFITQQIQLLKDPDGLKRQFARLALEDLGKSSVPYLVAKLDEYQGDALWESVKALSRIGDASSAGALVKLLSHEVSDIRWLASLGLIKIGKEGVKPLLRALSLSDARSPLLREEAHHVLTGLRDKQLKNSLSGVIKALESNSPRSDAPVAAEEALVKLKF; encoded by the coding sequence ATGGCAGATACCGAGTTTATTACGCAGCAGATACAACTTTTAAAAGACCCGGATGGTCTGAAACGCCAGTTTGCCCGGCTGGCGCTTGAAGATTTGGGTAAATCAAGCGTGCCGTATCTGGTTGCCAAGCTGGATGAGTATCAGGGTGATGCCCTGTGGGAAAGTGTAAAAGCCCTAAGCCGCATTGGGGATGCCTCTTCCGCCGGGGCTTTGGTCAAACTTCTCTCCCATGAGGTATCCGATATACGCTGGCTGGCCTCTTTGGGTCTGATAAAAATAGGCAAAGAAGGGGTGAAGCCGCTGCTGCGTGCCCTTAGTTTATCAGATGCCCGTTCACCTCTCCTCAGAGAGGAAGCTCACCATGTGCTTACCGGGCTGAGAGACAAGCAGCTTAAAAACAGTTTGTCAGGGGTTATAAAGGCTTTGGAAAGCAATTCCCCCCGGTCTGATGCTCCGGTAGCCGCCGAGGAAGCGCTTGTAAAGCTTAAATTTTAA
- the ablA gene encoding lysine 2,3-aminomutase produces the protein MVLADTKSEMPQYPQTEQDHQVMAHKISSDYHEDEWNNWKWHISHTIRDLTTVEKLLGVKFSAEKRRSLEDTILKFPMSITPYYFSLIDRKNFENDPVFIQSVPSAAELNFSCYDKEDPLAEDVDSPAPGITHRYPDRVLFHVSNRCAMYCRHCTRKRKVGDIDKNLSRDELKKGLEYIKNTPRVRDVLLSGGDPLLLPDSILEWLLSELKAIPHVQVIRIGTRVPVVLPQRITPHLVKIIRKYHPVWINTHFNHPREITSTSSRALGMLADAGIPLGNQTVLLAKVNDCPRVMKALVHKLVENRVRPYYLYQCDPAQGLSHFRTSIGKGIEIIENLIGHTSGFAVPTYVIDAPNGGGKIPIMPNYLISQSSSKVILRNYEGIITAYYQPEDYHPPKCGQDCSACNLDLDLNGAAEGALVGIARLLSNYEDTDYLVPTECDRMDRRKSGYDQITTMGTSLIQHGKNSDRIYLMRLAAEEAATLITGMQTLATENGYTKLFAKVPDDIKPLFEADGFETEAVIPCFYGGSKAGYFMGKFIDKDRKIEENGELLEDVLKVAHSKAGKVPAVKLPNGYTLRKCTAEDTSAMAEVFSTVFASYPFPIFEPDYISRTMAESITYYGIWHGDRLAALSSAEQYPLEGHVELTDFATLPAYRRRKLAGILLRTMEDEMKQKGFGVSYTSAVAESYGMNISFARQGYKFAGRLKNNTQINGSIKSMNVWYKCLKKKTK, from the coding sequence ATGGTTTTAGCCGATACAAAATCCGAAATGCCTCAATACCCCCAGACGGAGCAAGACCACCAGGTGATGGCTCACAAGATAAGCTCTGACTACCATGAGGACGAATGGAATAACTGGAAATGGCATATTTCCCATACTATTAGGGACTTGACCACAGTTGAAAAACTGCTGGGTGTAAAATTTTCAGCTGAAAAACGCCGTAGTCTGGAAGATACTATCCTCAAGTTTCCCATGAGCATTACACCTTATTATTTTTCCCTTATTGACCGCAAAAATTTCGAAAATGATCCTGTTTTTATCCAGTCTGTACCCAGTGCCGCTGAACTTAATTTCAGTTGCTACGATAAAGAAGACCCTCTGGCCGAAGACGTGGATAGCCCCGCTCCCGGCATTACCCACCGCTACCCGGACAGGGTGCTGTTTCATGTCTCAAACCGTTGTGCCATGTACTGCCGGCACTGTACCCGCAAACGCAAGGTGGGGGATATTGATAAAAACCTTTCACGTGATGAGCTGAAAAAGGGATTGGAGTACATAAAAAACACCCCCCGGGTGCGGGATGTTTTACTGTCCGGGGGTGACCCTCTGCTCCTTCCTGATAGCATACTTGAATGGCTACTTTCAGAACTGAAAGCGATACCTCATGTTCAGGTAATAAGGATTGGTACACGGGTACCGGTAGTATTGCCCCAGCGGATTACTCCCCATCTGGTAAAAATTATCCGGAAGTATCACCCCGTCTGGATAAATACTCATTTCAATCACCCCCGTGAGATAACCTCCACCTCCAGCCGGGCGCTTGGCATGCTGGCAGATGCCGGTATACCCTTAGGTAACCAGACAGTTTTGCTGGCCAAGGTAAATGACTGTCCGCGGGTTATGAAAGCCCTGGTACATAAACTGGTGGAAAACAGAGTCAGACCGTATTACCTCTACCAGTGTGACCCGGCACAGGGCCTTTCCCATTTCCGCACTTCCATAGGCAAGGGTATAGAGATTATCGAAAATCTTATCGGGCATACCAGCGGATTTGCCGTACCCACATATGTTATAGATGCGCCGAATGGCGGCGGCAAGATACCTATTATGCCGAATTACCTCATATCCCAGTCTTCCAGCAAGGTTATTCTGCGTAATTACGAAGGGATTATCACGGCCTATTACCAGCCGGAAGATTACCACCCGCCCAAGTGCGGGCAGGATTGTTCGGCCTGTAATCTGGATTTGGACTTGAATGGTGCGGCAGAGGGGGCGCTGGTAGGGATTGCCCGTTTGCTGTCTAACTATGAAGATACCGATTATTTAGTTCCCACTGAATGTGACCGAATGGATCGCCGCAAGAGCGGCTATGACCAGATAACTACTATGGGGACTTCCCTCATCCAGCACGGCAAAAACAGTGACCGTATCTACCTGATGAGATTGGCCGCCGAAGAGGCCGCCACTCTGATAACTGGGATGCAGACACTGGCAACCGAAAACGGCTACACCAAGCTGTTTGCCAAGGTGCCTGATGATATAAAGCCCCTGTTTGAAGCAGATGGTTTTGAAACCGAGGCGGTTATTCCCTGTTTTTACGGCGGGAGCAAAGCCGGTTACTTCATGGGAAAGTTTATAGATAAAGACCGTAAAATAGAAGAAAATGGCGAATTGCTGGAAGATGTGCTGAAGGTGGCCCATTCCAAAGCTGGTAAAGTGCCGGCGGTCAAATTGCCTAACGGGTATACCCTTCGCAAATGCACCGCTGAAGATACGTCAGCTATGGCCGAGGTTTTTTCCACTGTTTTTGCATCATATCCGTTTCCCATTTTTGAACCGGACTATATCAGCCGCACCATGGCTGAAAGCATAACTTATTATGGTATCTGGCATGGTGACAGATTGGCGGCGTTATCTTCAGCCGAACAGTATCCGCTGGAAGGGCACGTGGAATTGACAGATTTTGCTACCTTGCCCGCATACCGACGCCGCAAGCTGGCGGGTATTTTACTGCGTACTATGGAAGATGAAATGAAGCAAAAAGGCTTTGGAGTTAGCTATACGTCTGCAGTGGCGGAGTCTTATGGTATGAATATCAGCTTTGCCCGCCAGGGATATAAATTTGCCGGGAGGCTGAAAAACAATACCCAAATAAACGGCAGTATAAAAAGCATGAATGTTTGGTACAAGTGCCTGAAGAAAAAGACCAAATAG